One Persicobacter psychrovividus DNA window includes the following coding sequences:
- a CDS encoding TonB-dependent receptor yields the protein MMTCTSKLLLSILLPLLLICNAFGQGSTTSSLNGRVTDSAGEALPGATVIATDTQTGAEYGSTADFNGFYRINGMSVGGPYTLKVSFVGYGNYIKEGLYLTLGQTLKENVKLGEDVKTLEGVEVKASAEDDFDGNRTGAQTVVGTKSIESLPTVSRDLNDFTRLTPQAKLENGGISIAGANNRYNAIFIDGAVNNDVYGLSSGGTNGGQAGISPISIDAIKQFQVVIAPFDVRQGGFAGGGINAVTRSGSNIFEGSAYWLFRNQRLAGKTPTDNPDVERQSLADFTAQTYGARLGGPIIKNKLFFFANVEIQRDETPQPYDPAGYAGDVGAAGLDALRQSLITKYGYDPGGFRNNTARLEGEKFLIRLDYNINRNHKLTVRHSYTHGEATQPGRSSNNRINYFNNGRLFPSTTNSSALEINSNFGSKFSNNLILGYTHVEDDRSVLGDPFPSVSINDGAARISLGSDPFAAANILKQDVFTLTDNFSIFRGRHTITVGTHNEFYKIFNLFVRQNFGDYQYNSVQDFLNGDADPDLVVQYNRSYSIDNPSAVGGANTAVADFTAFQLGFYAQDEIEVNDQLKITAGLRIDIPVYTDTPKANEQFNNETIPLLQQAGWDTNGIRSGDLFKVRPLFAPRVGFNYDVFGDQRTQIRGGTGIFNSRVPLVWLGGAYTNNGQEIGSISERSQLFIPDVNNQPPTGPISNEPSGQMDLFRDDFKLPQVWRSNLAIDQKLPAGLVATVELMYTKTLNDILVKNYNVAPTPKGNLAGPGDTRPFYDRENRLDPRYTDIIVAENTSVGYSYNISTTIKQNTDFGLAWSLSYTFGQTKSLTDATSSQNSSQWRFTENVNGKNNLDLAFSDFDPGHRIVGFVTYRKAYLKSMATTVSLFGTAESGRRFSYVYGGGRVTDANGNTLRGTGQLSNDDPGSASTASDLIYVPRDISEINLIDYQSGGRVITAEEQWQALDTYIRNDDYLSERRGQYAERNGDRLPFTFTMDLKLAQEFFIKTKNNKQHTLTVSFDIFNFTNFLNKDWGRRYFVQFGNYQLIRSVGGEGTDQPSFIFDAPNGDIWDVDDSGVNSARWQAQLGLRYTF from the coding sequence ATGATGACCTGCACCTCGAAACTGCTATTGAGCATTTTGCTGCCCCTGTTGCTGATTTGTAATGCTTTTGGGCAGGGATCCACCACTTCCTCTTTGAATGGAAGGGTTACCGATTCGGCAGGGGAAGCCTTACCAGGTGCCACGGTGATTGCGACCGACACCCAGACGGGGGCAGAGTATGGGAGTACGGCAGATTTTAATGGTTTTTATCGTATTAATGGCATGTCCGTAGGAGGACCTTACACCCTGAAGGTGTCCTTTGTCGGCTATGGTAATTATATCAAAGAGGGCTTGTACCTCACTTTGGGGCAAACCCTGAAAGAGAATGTGAAACTTGGCGAAGATGTAAAAACCCTTGAAGGGGTGGAGGTGAAGGCATCAGCGGAGGATGATTTTGATGGCAACCGTACTGGAGCCCAAACGGTGGTGGGCACCAAAAGCATTGAATCTTTACCGACGGTTTCACGGGATTTGAATGATTTTACCAGACTGACACCACAGGCCAAGCTTGAAAATGGCGGGATTTCCATTGCAGGGGCTAATAATCGCTATAATGCCATTTTTATTGACGGGGCAGTAAATAACGATGTCTATGGCCTCTCCTCAGGGGGAACCAATGGAGGGCAGGCAGGAATTTCCCCAATCAGTATTGATGCCATTAAGCAGTTTCAGGTCGTTATTGCGCCTTTTGATGTGCGCCAGGGAGGTTTTGCTGGTGGTGGTATTAACGCCGTTACCCGCAGTGGGTCGAATATATTTGAGGGTTCTGCTTACTGGTTGTTCAGGAATCAGCGGTTGGCAGGAAAAACCCCTACCGATAATCCTGATGTAGAACGACAATCTTTGGCGGATTTTACGGCACAGACTTATGGCGCAAGATTGGGCGGACCGATCATTAAGAACAAGCTATTTTTCTTTGCCAATGTGGAAATTCAGCGCGACGAAACCCCACAACCCTACGATCCTGCGGGTTATGCTGGTGATGTAGGCGCTGCAGGTTTGGATGCTTTACGCCAGAGCCTGATTACCAAATATGGTTACGATCCTGGAGGCTTCAGGAATAATACCGCCCGCCTGGAGGGGGAGAAATTCCTGATCCGTTTAGATTACAATATTAATAGGAATCATAAGCTGACCGTACGGCACAGTTATACCCATGGCGAAGCGACACAGCCAGGGCGATCGAGCAATAACAGGATCAATTACTTTAACAATGGGCGATTGTTTCCATCCACAACCAACTCTTCGGCCTTGGAGATCAACAGTAACTTCGGCAGTAAATTTTCCAATAATCTGATATTGGGTTATACCCATGTGGAGGATGATCGTTCGGTACTTGGCGACCCTTTTCCATCGGTATCTATTAATGATGGCGCAGCGCGTATTTCATTGGGAAGTGACCCTTTTGCAGCAGCAAACATCCTGAAGCAAGATGTTTTTACCCTCACCGACAATTTTTCGATATTCAGGGGAAGACACACCATCACGGTGGGGACGCATAATGAGTTTTATAAGATTTTCAACTTGTTTGTTCGGCAGAATTTTGGTGACTACCAATATAACTCCGTGCAAGATTTTCTGAATGGTGATGCTGATCCTGATTTGGTGGTGCAGTACAATCGAAGTTATTCTATTGACAACCCCTCGGCTGTCGGTGGAGCCAATACGGCAGTGGCCGATTTTACCGCTTTTCAGTTGGGCTTTTATGCACAGGATGAAATCGAGGTCAATGATCAGCTGAAAATTACCGCTGGATTACGGATAGACATTCCCGTATACACGGATACACCAAAAGCGAATGAACAATTTAATAATGAAACCATTCCTTTGCTTCAGCAGGCGGGCTGGGATACCAACGGAATTCGTTCTGGGGATTTGTTTAAAGTGCGCCCATTGTTTGCGCCGAGGGTAGGTTTTAACTATGACGTGTTTGGTGATCAGCGCACGCAGATTCGTGGTGGAACGGGTATATTCAACAGCCGGGTGCCCTTGGTTTGGCTTGGAGGCGCCTACACCAATAATGGCCAGGAAATCGGCTCTATTTCGGAGCGTTCGCAGCTTTTTATTCCCGATGTGAACAATCAGCCACCCACAGGCCCTATCAGCAATGAACCTTCAGGGCAAATGGATTTATTTAGAGACGATTTCAAATTACCCCAGGTATGGCGATCTAATTTAGCGATTGATCAAAAATTGCCTGCAGGCTTAGTGGCTACTGTCGAGCTGATGTACACCAAAACCCTCAACGATATTCTGGTGAAAAACTATAATGTGGCGCCCACCCCAAAAGGTAATCTGGCAGGGCCTGGTGATACCCGCCCATTTTACGATCGGGAAAATAGACTGGACCCCCGCTATACAGATATTATCGTGGCAGAAAATACTTCCGTAGGTTACTCCTATAATATATCGACCACTATAAAGCAGAATACAGATTTTGGTTTGGCGTGGAGCCTGTCTTACACTTTTGGCCAAACGAAATCCCTTACCGATGCCACCTCCTCTCAGAACTCATCGCAGTGGAGGTTTACAGAAAACGTAAACGGTAAGAATAACCTCGACCTGGCATTTTCAGACTTTGACCCGGGGCATCGGATTGTTGGTTTTGTAACCTACCGCAAGGCATACCTGAAGAGTATGGCCACAACGGTTTCATTGTTCGGGACTGCCGAATCAGGACGACGGTTTTCCTATGTGTATGGCGGCGGTCGGGTAACGGATGCCAACGGGAACACACTCCGAGGCACGGGGCAATTGTCCAATGATGACCCTGGTTCAGCCTCTACGGCTTCAGACCTGATTTATGTTCCGAGGGATATTTCAGAAATAAACTTGATCGATTATCAATCTGGCGGGAGGGTTATTACTGCCGAAGAACAATGGCAGGCTTTGGATACCTATATTCGGAATGACGACTATCTGTCGGAGCGAAGGGGGCAGTATGCCGAACGAAATGGTGATCGCCTTCCATTTACCTTTACAATGGACCTGAAACTGGCGCAAGAATTCTTCATCAAAACAAAAAATAATAAGCAGCATACCCTGACAGTTTCTTTTGATATTTTCAATTTCACCAATTT
- the rfbC gene encoding dTDP-4-dehydrorhamnose 3,5-epimerase → MEIKPTKIEGLVEIQPDVYGDARGYFLESFHEDKYAAIGIKEHFVQDNQSFSTKGVLRGLHFQKAPYAQGKLVRVVMGKVLDVAVDLRPDSPTFGQYDTCILDAEKHNQFYVPPGFAHGFLALEDCVFSYKCTGTYHKASESGIIYNDPELNIDWGSDLIENPTISEKDQVLPSFAAYRDSL, encoded by the coding sequence ATGGAAATAAAACCAACCAAAATTGAAGGGCTTGTCGAAATTCAACCTGACGTGTACGGTGATGCGCGTGGTTATTTTTTGGAGTCTTTCCACGAAGATAAATACGCTGCCATTGGCATTAAGGAGCACTTTGTTCAGGACAACCAATCTTTTTCTACCAAAGGTGTGTTAAGGGGTTTGCACTTCCAGAAAGCACCTTACGCACAGGGCAAGCTTGTCAGGGTGGTGATGGGAAAAGTGCTCGATGTGGCTGTGGATCTAAGACCCGACTCCCCGACTTTCGGCCAGTACGACACCTGTATCCTCGATGCCGAAAAGCACAATCAGTTTTATGTACCTCCAGGTTTTGCTCATGGATTTTTAGCCCTCGAAGACTGTGTATTCAGCTACAAATGTACGGGCACTTATCACAAAGCTTCCGAATCGGGCATCATTTATAATGACCCTGAACTGAATATTGACTGGGGAAGTGACCTGATCGAAAATCCAACCATTTCCGAAAAAGATCAAGTATTACCTTCCTTCGCCGCTTACCGCGACAGCTTATAA
- a CDS encoding NAD-dependent epimerase/dehydratase family protein yields the protein MIFITGATGFVGSYICRALLLRGEKLRCLKRPTSSMALLEDVQHLIEWVEGSINDILWLDEQMQGVEKIIHAAAMVSFDEGQKEALDQNIELTKNLVNVALSKPIKQFLQVSSIAAIGQAAKGEVISEKHHWENSMQNVSDYAYSKHQAEMEVWRGIHESLPGVIVNPSVVLGPCPFQQSTGKLLSYIKEGNTYYTDGSISLVDVRDVAEAVVGLIENNTVGERFILNAGELTYLQFFSSLRAHWQLKGRLKQVGKTTLSAARFLEGTTQFFTDKKRQISQDIIRQVGQHSVYSSEKIEQHLDFHFRPLAETIAWTCASISSFDKTF from the coding sequence ATGATTTTCATTACTGGTGCCACTGGCTTTGTCGGTAGCTACATTTGTCGGGCATTGCTTCTCCGCGGAGAAAAACTGCGCTGCCTGAAACGCCCCACAAGCTCTATGGCGCTACTGGAGGATGTACAACATTTAATAGAATGGGTGGAAGGGAGCATCAATGATATTTTGTGGCTCGACGAGCAGATGCAAGGTGTGGAGAAGATCATCCATGCGGCAGCGATGGTGTCTTTTGATGAAGGACAAAAAGAAGCCCTCGATCAAAATATCGAACTGACCAAAAACCTGGTCAATGTGGCACTATCCAAACCTATTAAACAATTCCTGCAAGTCAGTTCCATTGCCGCTATTGGTCAGGCGGCCAAAGGGGAGGTAATCAGTGAAAAACACCACTGGGAGAACAGCATGCAGAATGTGTCCGATTACGCTTACTCCAAGCACCAGGCAGAAATGGAAGTATGGAGAGGCATTCACGAAAGCCTGCCTGGGGTTATTGTAAACCCTTCGGTGGTTTTGGGCCCTTGCCCCTTCCAACAAAGTACTGGAAAATTACTGTCCTACATCAAGGAAGGCAACACCTATTATACTGATGGCAGCATTTCACTGGTGGACGTCAGGGATGTTGCAGAAGCCGTGGTCGGTTTGATCGAAAACAATACTGTGGGCGAACGCTTCATCCTCAATGCTGGGGAGTTGACTTATCTGCAATTTTTCTCATCTCTAAGAGCGCATTGGCAACTGAAAGGCCGATTGAAACAGGTGGGAAAAACCACCCTTTCCGCCGCACGGTTCCTCGAAGGCACTACCCAGTTTTTCACTGATAAAAAGCGCCAAATCAGTCAGGATATTATTCGGCAGGTAGGTCAGCACAGCGTGTACTCAAGCGAAAAAATTGAGCAACACCTTGATTTTCATTTCCGCCCATTAGCGGAAACAATCGCCTGGACCTGTGCATCTATTTCATCATTTGATAAGACTTTTTAA
- a CDS encoding tetratricopeptide repeat protein, with product MKESHHNRKEKQEIIQSFEDCLAKDQHPLLSFESYQILMEFYMEKGNDQMLKAILDLLSTQFPFSEEAKLAKVELLAFMLQYDDALDLLEETLSISPTNADALIQKGEILIVQEKYEQAQACLELALTFHHEPAEIWYNLGLIAQAQENHQEAINRFNQALETDPKLDGAWLDLGYNLEMVDRPEDAKKCYEHFLNLDPFSSTAWFNLGVVCCRLEDMERAIEAYDFARTLEEDFASAHFNLGNVYMNVEQFDKAAQCYQTVLDLEGSSGETFCYLGAALEHQGLTQKAVKKYKAAVDFDKEYDDAWFGLASCAIKMKKPAEAKHFVGKALDLTQDKPVYWLIAAEAERLLGNVEAAEKCFRSAKTYGGITEELYIHWSMMYYQCNDLQQAYNKISEGLVDLKDNAKLNFIAAAYLLLNHHYEQAIEYLKTGLELDQGKFDSLLDFFPSRKTQKALFEFINQYRKDHI from the coding sequence ATGAAAGAGTCACATCACAATCGGAAGGAGAAGCAAGAGATTATTCAGTCTTTTGAGGACTGCCTGGCCAAAGACCAACATCCATTGTTGAGCTTTGAAAGCTATCAGATCCTTATGGAGTTTTATATGGAAAAAGGTAATGATCAAATGCTGAAAGCAATCCTTGATTTGCTCAGCACTCAGTTCCCTTTTTCCGAAGAAGCGAAACTTGCTAAAGTGGAGCTTTTGGCCTTCATGCTTCAGTACGACGATGCTTTGGACTTGCTGGAAGAGACCCTTTCAATCTCCCCAACCAATGCAGACGCTCTCATACAAAAAGGTGAAATTTTGATCGTGCAGGAAAAATACGAGCAGGCACAGGCCTGTCTGGAATTGGCCCTGACCTTTCATCATGAACCCGCAGAAATATGGTATAACCTTGGGCTTATTGCTCAGGCACAGGAAAACCACCAGGAAGCCATTAATCGCTTCAATCAAGCCCTTGAAACGGACCCTAAACTTGATGGGGCCTGGCTGGATTTAGGCTACAACCTTGAAATGGTGGACCGCCCTGAAGATGCCAAAAAATGTTACGAGCACTTCCTGAATCTCGACCCTTTCTCCTCTACGGCCTGGTTTAACCTTGGCGTGGTATGTTGCAGGCTCGAAGACATGGAAAGAGCCATTGAAGCTTATGACTTTGCCCGTACCCTTGAGGAGGATTTCGCTTCGGCGCATTTCAACCTGGGGAATGTGTATATGAATGTTGAGCAATTTGACAAAGCTGCCCAATGCTACCAGACGGTTCTTGACCTTGAAGGCAGCTCGGGAGAAACCTTTTGTTACCTGGGTGCCGCCCTGGAACACCAGGGGCTTACTCAAAAGGCCGTGAAAAAATACAAAGCCGCCGTTGATTTTGACAAAGAATACGACGACGCCTGGTTTGGGCTGGCCTCCTGCGCCATCAAAATGAAAAAACCGGCAGAAGCCAAGCATTTTGTTGGAAAAGCACTGGATCTTACGCAGGACAAGCCCGTGTACTGGCTTATTGCCGCTGAAGCGGAACGTTTGCTCGGGAATGTCGAGGCTGCCGAGAAATGCTTCAGAAGTGCCAAAACCTATGGAGGTATCACTGAAGAGTTGTACATTCACTGGTCAATGATGTATTACCAATGCAATGATTTGCAACAAGCCTACAACAAAATATCCGAAGGCCTTGTAGATCTGAAAGATAATGCCAAGCTCAACTTTATTGCTGCGGCATACCTTTTGCTTAATCATCATTACGAACAAGCGATCGAGTACCTGAAAACAGGTTTGGAACTCGATCAAGGCAAGTTCGATTCCCTTTTGGATTTCTTCCCTTCGCGGAAAACCCAAAAGGCTTTATTTGAATTTATTAATCAGTATAGAAAAGATCATATATAA
- a CDS encoding phosphosulfolactate synthase yields the protein MNYFLKDIPERTQKPRQSGCTMVMDKGLSLRQVEDFLSSAGAYTDIVKLGFGTSAVTPNLQEKINLYKEAGIPTYFGGTLFEAFLVRGQFEDYVRTLHKFGVEHVEVSDGSIELPHDVKCEYIHKLSKEFTVLSEVGSKDAEKIIPPYKWIQFMQAELDAGAWKVIGEAREGGNVGLFRSSGEVRSGLVEEILTKIPSEKIIWEAPQKTQQVWFIKLCGPNVNVGNIAPNEVIPLETIRLGLRGDTFMDFLSNKNFEETII from the coding sequence ATGAACTACTTTTTGAAGGATATCCCTGAAAGGACTCAAAAACCGAGACAATCGGGCTGTACAATGGTCATGGACAAAGGCCTTAGCCTTAGACAAGTCGAGGACTTTTTGAGCAGTGCTGGAGCATACACAGATATCGTGAAGTTGGGATTCGGGACATCCGCGGTTACGCCTAACCTTCAGGAAAAAATCAACCTGTACAAAGAAGCGGGTATTCCTACCTATTTCGGTGGAACACTTTTCGAGGCTTTCCTTGTACGTGGCCAGTTTGAAGATTATGTGCGCACCTTGCATAAATTTGGTGTTGAGCATGTAGAGGTTTCTGACGGATCTATTGAATTGCCGCACGATGTAAAGTGTGAGTACATTCATAAGCTTTCAAAGGAGTTCACCGTACTTTCTGAAGTAGGCTCTAAAGATGCTGAAAAGATTATCCCTCCATACAAATGGATTCAGTTCATGCAGGCTGAGCTTGACGCTGGCGCATGGAAGGTGATCGGCGAGGCCCGTGAGGGAGGAAATGTGGGTCTTTTCCGTTCTTCAGGAGAGGTACGCTCAGGATTGGTAGAAGAAATTTTGACAAAAATTCCTTCAGAAAAAATCATCTGGGAAGCCCCTCAAAAAACACAGCAGGTATGGTTCATCAAACTTTGTGGCCCGAATGTAAATGTTGGAAACATTGCGCCTAACGAGGTTATTCCATTGGAAACAATCCGTTTGGGACTCCGTGGCGATACCTTTATGGATTTTCTATCCAATAAAAACTTTGAAGAAACGATCATCTAA